A window of Chryseobacterium sp. IHB B 17019 genomic DNA:
TTTACCAATTCTGCTGTACCATCCGGAGATGAGTCATCTACAACCAAAATATGAAAATCATCTTCCACCGCAAAAACCGCGGAAATAATATTTTCAATATTTTCCTTTTCGTTGTAAGTGGGGATGATGACCAGTTTTTTCATTTCAGTTTGCAAAGATAGTTTATTTAACCTTTTTATTTTATACAAAATAATCTATAATTTTGCAAAAAAATTTCCTTTGCCATTATCACAAAATATTACAAATCATATAAGAATACCTGAGAACAACGATTGGGTAATCTTTATATTGTTGGGCTGCATATTTTTATATGTTTTCATGATGAATATCATAGAAAGGGAGGCCAACCTGAGAGATTTTCTGCTTCAAAAATATTTTGATGCGAGTAACAACCTGCCCAGCTGGGTGATCACTTCCTGTGTGACTGCTCTTACCTTATCAGTTTTAATTTCGCAGTACGTTCCTGTTGTCCCGAAATATGTTGCAGATTTGCAGTTTTTTGGATTTCAATTAAACAAATTTGGATTTTGCCTGATTGCTGTTGTGCTTTTTTATGTATTAAAATCAAGTTTGGGGTTTTTATTTTTCCAAAGTATCGGTGATGGTAAAAAATGGTCAACTTTTTATTTTACCTCCACAAAATTTTACTTCATTCTGTCATTTTTATTAAT
This region includes:
- a CDS encoding DUF4271 domain-containing protein — encoded protein: MTSFFISVCKDSLFNLFILYKIIYNFAKKFPLPLSQNITNHIRIPENNDWVIFILLGCIFLYVFMMNIIEREANLRDFLLQKYFDASNNLPSWVITSCVTALTLSVLISQYVPVVPKYVADLQFFGFQLNKFGFCLIAVVLFYVLKSSLGFLFFQSIGDGKKWSTFYFTSTKFYFILSFLLIILCVTHYYFPIDRNKMFLYYLLFFSIVFIFKIFFYLFHKNNILPEKWYYKFLYICTLQIAPLLLLWKVLFF